TCAGCAACAGCCATTGGGTTCAGAATGCCGCCGGCAGGCTGGTGGCGTGTTGGACCACAACACACTCGAAATATGCGGCAGCGAAGAAGCCCGCCAAGCCCGTGAAAACGGCGTGAACCAAAGCTGCCCGACCCGCAAAAACGTGCGCATCGATGAGAGCAGCGTCAAAAACGGCGTGATGACCGTGGCCTACACCTTAACCGACCGCGATTTCAACGATATTGCCACCATGCTGCCGTTTGCGGTGAACGTGATGAAAAGAAGGGTAACTGCCATCGTGTGCCGCCCCGAAGGCGGGCTGCTGCCGGGCTTGCAGACTGCAAGGTTCACCTTGCGCGACCGGCACGGCAAAGCCATGCCGCCTGTGGATATTTTACCGCCGGGCTGTATGCCGCAATCTGCCGCCGAGCCGCAGGAGGGCGAAGGCAGGCCGCGCCGTCAAGCCAAAGGCTGAGCCTGCAGGCTCCGCCGGTTTACACTTTCAGACGGCATTTAAAATTTATGGTGCTAAAATAAAGCCCTGATATTTGTTGGGGACGTTTGAAAGCTTTATATCGTGAATCGATTTGCCCTGTTGCGGCCTTGTGCTTTTTATTGCCGGCGGCCCTGAGACGGCAATGTGCGGATTCGCGGCGGCCTGTCAGATGAGGCCGGCAACGGTACGGCTTGCCCGCTCCACCGTTTTAACTAACCCGATGTATTTTATCTGTTTATTATCAAGAATACCTCATGCAAACCCTATCCCCTGAAATTCAGGCGCGCGCTGCCGCCGTCAAACTGCTGATTATGGACGTGGACGGTGTGCTTACAGACGGCCGCATTTTCATCCGCGACAACGGCGAAGAAATCAAATCTTTCCACACGCTTGACGGCCACGGCCTGAAAATGTTGCAGGCTTCCGGTGTGCAGACGGCCATTATCACCGGACGCGATGCCCCTTCGGTGGGCGTGCGCGTGAAGCAGCTCGGCATCGGCCACTACTATAAAGGCATACACGACAAACGCGCCGCCTATGCGCAGCTGCTTGCCGAAGCGGGCGTGGCCGAACACGAATGCGCCTTTATCGGCGATGATGTGGTCGATCTGCCCGTGATGGTGCGCTGCGGCCTGCCCGTTGCCGTGCCGGAAGCGCATTGGTTTACTCTGCAATACGCAGCCTATGTTACCCGCAAAAGCGCAGGGCAGGGCGCGGTGCGCGAGCTGTGCGACCTGATTATGCGGGCGCAGGGCAAACTTGAAGCCGCTTTGCAGGAGTATGTGCAATGATCAGGCTGCGACACGGCTGGCTGTTTCCACTGGTGTTGGCGGTTTGCCTGGGCGGCCTTTCTGCCTGGCTGGGGCGTATCAGCCAAATTGATGTGGAAGAAGCCGCCCTCAATCCCAACGAGCCG
This genomic interval from Neisseria musculi contains the following:
- a CDS encoding KdsC family phosphatase is translated as MQTLSPEIQARAAAVKLLIMDVDGVLTDGRIFIRDNGEEIKSFHTLDGHGLKMLQASGVQTAIITGRDAPSVGVRVKQLGIGHYYKGIHDKRAAYAQLLAEAGVAEHECAFIGDDVVDLPVMVRCGLPVAVPEAHWFTLQYAAYVTRKSAGQGAVRELCDLIMRAQGKLEAALQEYVQ